The following are encoded together in the Kribbella sp. CA-293567 genome:
- a CDS encoding alcohol dehydrogenase codes for MSSTYRVVQATEGVFALAERELTAPGPGEVRIAVEACGICRSDSVGVGNLFHHHPAGTPIVPGHEVVGRVDELGAGVTTWSVGQRVGVGYFGGHCGVCEACRRGEFVYCTDQQILGDSIDGGYAEYVTTRASGLVAVPEEFSAVEAAPLLCAGITVYNALLKSDLWPGDLVAIQGIGGLGHLAIQYAAKLGLRVVAIARGEDKRELALQLGAAEYIDSSAVDQAAALQDLGGAKVIIPTASSGASMSSLIDGLVRGGTLMVVGAAMDPIEVPTVQLLFGGKRIEGSLTGTPLENEENLAFSLAHGVRPMVEEVPLEKAADAYARMLSGAARFRMVLTVDR; via the coding sequence ATGTCCAGCACCTATCGCGTTGTCCAAGCCACCGAGGGCGTCTTCGCGCTCGCCGAGCGAGAACTGACCGCCCCGGGGCCGGGCGAGGTCCGGATCGCCGTCGAGGCGTGCGGGATCTGCCGCAGCGACTCCGTCGGGGTCGGCAACCTGTTCCACCACCACCCCGCCGGTACGCCGATCGTCCCGGGCCACGAGGTGGTCGGGCGGGTCGACGAGCTCGGCGCCGGAGTGACCACGTGGTCGGTCGGCCAGCGGGTCGGCGTCGGCTACTTCGGTGGCCACTGCGGCGTGTGTGAGGCGTGCCGCCGCGGTGAGTTCGTCTACTGCACCGACCAGCAGATCCTCGGTGACTCGATCGACGGCGGCTACGCGGAGTACGTGACGACCCGCGCGAGCGGGCTGGTCGCCGTACCGGAGGAGTTCAGTGCGGTCGAGGCAGCGCCGTTGCTGTGTGCCGGCATCACCGTCTACAACGCGCTGCTCAAGTCGGACCTGTGGCCCGGCGACCTGGTGGCGATCCAGGGCATCGGCGGCCTCGGCCACCTCGCCATCCAGTACGCCGCCAAGCTCGGTCTGCGGGTGGTCGCGATCGCTCGGGGCGAGGACAAGCGGGAACTCGCGCTGCAGCTCGGCGCAGCGGAGTACATCGACAGCTCGGCGGTCGACCAGGCCGCGGCGCTGCAGGATCTGGGCGGCGCCAAGGTGATCATCCCGACCGCCTCCAGCGGCGCCTCGATGTCGTCGCTGATCGACGGACTGGTCCGCGGCGGCACCTTGATGGTGGTCGGCGCCGCGATGGACCCGATCGAGGTCCCGACCGTCCAGTTGCTGTTCGGCGGCAAGCGGATCGAGGGTTCGCTGACCGGCACCCCGCTGGAGAACGAGGAGAACCTCGCCTTCAGCCTCGCCCACGGCGTCCGTCCGATGGTCGAGGAGGTGCCGCTGGAGAAGGCGGCCGACGCCTACGCCCGGATGCTGTCCGGCGCCGCCCGCTTCCGCATGGTCCTCACCGTCGACCGCTGA
- a CDS encoding sigma-70 family RNA polymerase sigma factor gives MTGTDRRPDAAEALIRSLYAEHGRSLLAYATRLTGDMAAAEDVVQETLVRAWKHADDLVDGKGSVRGWLLTVARNLVTDRARARAARPAEVAEVEDRPPVEGDHSEAVLNTMVVLDALDQVSPEHREVLVQLYYRGRSVTEAATELGVPPGTVKSRSHYALRALRAVMAGPEAEVAR, from the coding sequence GTGACTGGCACGGACCGCCGTCCCGACGCGGCCGAGGCGCTGATCCGTTCCCTGTACGCCGAGCACGGCCGCAGCCTGCTGGCCTACGCGACCCGGCTGACGGGGGACATGGCAGCCGCGGAGGACGTCGTCCAGGAGACTCTGGTCCGGGCGTGGAAACATGCCGACGATCTGGTCGACGGCAAGGGATCGGTCCGCGGCTGGCTGCTCACGGTCGCCCGGAACCTCGTCACCGATCGGGCCAGGGCGCGAGCGGCCCGGCCCGCCGAGGTGGCGGAGGTCGAGGACCGGCCGCCGGTGGAGGGCGATCACTCCGAGGCGGTGCTGAACACGATGGTGGTGCTCGACGCACTCGACCAGGTGTCGCCCGAGCATCGCGAGGTGCTGGTGCAGCTGTACTACCGGGGCCGGTCGGTGACGGAGGCCGCGACGGAGCTGGGCGTCCCGCCCGGTACGGTGAAATCGAGATCGCACTACGCCCTCCGAGCGCTCCGCGCGGTGATGGCGGGACCGGAAGCGGAGGTGGCCCGATGA
- a CDS encoding anti-sigma factor family protein: MSEHDHSRLGAYALGALAPDELREVDQHLSGCAAARDELAEFEELKELLGEVPPEAFLDGAPDDGDLLLQRTLREVRSVAAPATAQPGSSRKRSPWLLAAAAVVLVAGALGGGVLIGRQSVDIESASTAPPAGSKQATATDAATNVTMATTVEPRNGWAWVNVQLTNMKAGAVCEMLVTDRAGKVYVAGSWVISEKAAREGSRFSGGVLVPLDQVKSVEIKTVQGEHVVTTPI, from the coding sequence ATGAGCGAGCACGATCACTCGCGGCTCGGCGCCTACGCGTTGGGCGCGCTGGCGCCGGACGAACTCCGCGAGGTCGATCAGCATCTGTCCGGTTGCGCGGCGGCGCGCGACGAGCTGGCCGAGTTCGAGGAGCTGAAGGAGCTTCTCGGCGAGGTGCCGCCCGAGGCGTTCCTGGACGGAGCGCCGGACGATGGTGACCTGCTGCTGCAGCGGACACTGCGTGAGGTCCGTTCAGTAGCTGCTCCTGCGACTGCGCAGCCTGGTAGCTCCCGGAAGCGGAGTCCGTGGCTGCTGGCGGCCGCGGCTGTCGTACTGGTCGCCGGAGCACTGGGCGGCGGAGTACTGATTGGCAGGCAGTCCGTCGACATCGAATCCGCCAGTACTGCGCCTCCGGCCGGCTCCAAGCAAGCGACGGCGACCGACGCGGCCACCAATGTGACGATGGCGACCACTGTCGAGCCACGGAACGGATGGGCCTGGGTCAACGTCCAGCTGACCAACATGAAGGCCGGTGCCGTCTGCGAGATGCTGGTAACCGACAGGGCGGGCAAGGTCTACGTCGCCGGCAGCTGGGTGATCTCGGAGAAAGCCGCCCGGGAGGGCAGCCGGTTCAGTGGCGGGGTACTGGTGCCGCTCGACCAGGTGAAGTCGGTCGAGATCAAGACTGTCCAAGGCGAGCACGTGGTCACCACCCCGATCTGA
- a CDS encoding threonine aldolase family protein: MDTVNYPTTEASEDLAARRKAAAADCTRWLSGRRVPPADALRALADAATEAERDGYGAGGEVAVLEQEVAELLGKPAAVFLPTGILAQQSVLRVFADRAGTQRVAVHGLSHLLVHELNALEEVHHLRPERMTSEPRQPRPDELAAIPGKLAAVTLELPLRDAGFVLPSWDELVVFAAACEARGVPLHLDGARLWESTPYLEHDLAEVAALATTVYVSFYKGLGGLSGAALAGPADVIAEVRRWQRRLGGNLYTLFPYAVSAREGLRTVLPQMGDLHAHAVELAEALQSKGFRVFPEPPHTNSFRLFAPRPAEQLEFAAVRRMEATRESLGWTWRAADVPGWSWTELVVTPGTLQWRVDEVTKAYGELLDG, from the coding sequence ATGGACACCGTGAACTACCCGACCACTGAGGCCTCCGAGGATCTCGCCGCGCGCCGCAAGGCCGCGGCTGCCGACTGCACTCGCTGGTTGTCGGGCCGCCGTGTCCCGCCGGCCGACGCGCTGCGGGCGCTTGCCGACGCGGCGACCGAGGCGGAGCGGGACGGCTACGGCGCCGGCGGCGAGGTCGCAGTACTCGAGCAGGAGGTCGCCGAGCTGCTTGGCAAGCCTGCCGCCGTGTTCCTGCCCACTGGCATCCTGGCGCAACAGAGCGTGCTTCGTGTCTTCGCAGACCGCGCCGGGACGCAGCGCGTTGCAGTACACGGGTTGTCGCACTTGCTGGTGCACGAGTTGAACGCGCTGGAGGAAGTGCACCACCTACGGCCGGAGCGGATGACCTCTGAGCCGCGACAGCCCCGGCCGGACGAGCTCGCCGCCATCCCGGGGAAGCTGGCCGCTGTGACGCTGGAGCTGCCGTTGCGGGATGCCGGGTTCGTGCTGCCGAGCTGGGACGAGCTAGTGGTGTTCGCTGCAGCCTGTGAAGCGCGTGGGGTTCCACTGCACCTCGACGGCGCTCGCCTGTGGGAGAGCACGCCGTACCTCGAGCATGACCTGGCAGAGGTCGCCGCACTCGCTACCACTGTCTACGTGTCCTTCTACAAAGGCCTCGGTGGCTTGAGCGGAGCTGCGCTCGCCGGGCCGGCTGATGTGATCGCAGAGGTACGCCGCTGGCAGCGCAGGCTCGGCGGCAACCTCTACACCCTCTTCCCGTACGCCGTCTCCGCCCGTGAGGGTCTGCGAACCGTCCTGCCGCAGATGGGCGACCTGCACGCGCATGCTGTCGAGCTGGCAGAAGCCCTGCAGAGCAAGGGATTCCGGGTCTTCCCTGAGCCGCCGCACACCAATTCGTTCCGGCTCTTCGCGCCGCGGCCGGCCGAGCAACTGGAGTTCGCCGCCGTACGCCGGATGGAGGCGACCCGCGAGTCGCTCGGCTGGACCTGGCGGGCGGCCGACGTACCGGGGTGGTCGTGGACGGAGCTGGTGGTCACGCCGGGCACGCTGCAGTGGCGTGTCGACGAAGTGACCAAGGCCTACGGGGAACTTCTCGACGGGTGA
- a CDS encoding M56 family metallopeptidase, translating to MITPLLLAALALVLAGPVPAFMGRAAWPYRVPRAAIALWQSISIAAVLAAFGAGLSLSYSTAGQPGEPRFDPSSPRDLTAALVLALTAMVGIRLLWSAGRVAIGTRARRRRHRDLVDVLATPDGLIPGLRVLAEETPLAYCLPAIRGSRVVVSVGALDRLDDGELRAVLAHEQAHLRARHDLVLEAFTALHRAFPRFVRSDVALEQARTLVELLADDDARRRNGSLPLARALVALAGSTAPEAGLAMAKSATVLRVQRLADPEPNSTLLAVTAYTAAVLLLVVPTFTVAAPIVRAVVDAVN from the coding sequence GTGATCACTCCCCTCCTGCTGGCCGCCCTGGCCCTGGTGCTCGCCGGGCCGGTCCCGGCGTTCATGGGTCGGGCAGCTTGGCCGTACCGCGTACCCCGGGCCGCGATCGCCCTCTGGCAGTCGATTTCGATCGCCGCGGTACTGGCGGCCTTCGGGGCCGGGCTCTCCTTGTCGTACTCGACAGCAGGCCAGCCGGGTGAGCCGCGGTTCGACCCGTCGTCACCACGGGACCTGACGGCCGCACTGGTGCTCGCACTGACGGCCATGGTCGGCATCAGGCTGCTGTGGTCGGCTGGGCGGGTGGCCATCGGGACCAGGGCACGTCGTAGGCGTCACCGCGATCTGGTCGACGTACTGGCGACGCCGGACGGACTGATCCCAGGTCTTCGGGTGCTGGCCGAGGAGACACCGCTCGCCTACTGCCTGCCGGCGATCCGCGGGTCCAGGGTGGTCGTGTCGGTGGGCGCGCTCGACAGGCTCGACGACGGCGAACTGCGCGCGGTACTGGCCCACGAGCAGGCTCACCTGCGAGCGCGGCACGACCTGGTACTGGAGGCCTTCACCGCACTTCACAGGGCCTTTCCCCGCTTCGTGCGAAGTGATGTGGCCCTGGAGCAGGCGCGCACACTGGTGGAACTGCTCGCCGACGACGATGCCCGTCGCCGCAACGGCTCACTGCCGCTGGCGCGGGCACTGGTCGCTCTGGCCGGCTCCACTGCACCAGAGGCCGGCCTGGCGATGGCCAAGTCGGCCACAGTCCTCCGGGTCCAGCGCCTGGCCGATCCCGAGCCCAACTCCACACTGCTGGCAGTCACGGCCTACACAGCTGCCGTGCTGCTCCTGGTCGTGCCCACCTTCACCGTCGCCGCACCGATCGTGCGGGCGGTCGTCGACGCCGTCAACTAA
- a CDS encoding BlaI/MecI/CopY family transcriptional regulator, with the protein MPTDEKAPRPLGDLERLVMEQLWAADGALTVREVHERLSGTRELAYTTVMTVLDRLAKKQLTERERAGKAWQYKAAAPREEMAADLMRDALDRAGDRREALVRFVGQVSDEEAALLRDALARLEARDG; encoded by the coding sequence ATGCCCACCGACGAGAAGGCTCCCCGCCCGCTGGGCGACCTGGAGCGGCTGGTGATGGAGCAGCTCTGGGCCGCCGACGGCGCGCTCACGGTGCGCGAGGTGCACGAGCGCCTGTCCGGCACCCGGGAGCTGGCCTACACCACCGTGATGACCGTGCTGGACCGGCTGGCGAAGAAGCAGCTGACCGAGCGCGAGCGAGCCGGCAAGGCCTGGCAGTACAAGGCCGCCGCGCCGCGCGAGGAGATGGCCGCCGACCTGATGCGGGACGCGCTGGACCGGGCCGGTGACCGCCGCGAGGCGCTGGTCCGATTCGTCGGGCAGGTCAGTGATGAGGAGGCAGCGCTGCTCCGCGACGCGCTGGCTCGGCTGGAGGCGCGGGACGGGTGA
- a CDS encoding cytochrome ubiquinol oxidase subunit I encodes MDTLDLARWQFAITTVYHFFFVPVTLSLVAITAGLQTAWYRTGKDKYLRLTKFYGKLFLINIAMGVVTGLVQEFQFGMNWSAYSRFVGDVFGAPLALEGLLAFFFESTFIGLWIFGWDRLPKRIHLACIWMVVLGTQLSAYFILAANSWMQNPVGFRINAERGRAELTDIGAVLTNKVVLVTYPHTIFAAFVVGGSFVAGVAIWHLVRRPGVDVAAFRTALRLGAVIVLVAGAGVALSGDQQGKVMTEVQPMKMAAAEALYETEKPAALSLFTIGSLDGSREIYSVKIPYLLSFLGTGHFDGEVRGINSLQQAYEELYGPGSYNPNIPLTYWTFRLMIGVGMASVGIAAWLLWATRRGRAPDRRLVWLALPLPLLPLAANAFGWIFTETGRQPWLVFGLLPTSAGVSPSTSMTEVLISMIGFLVLYGVLAVVEVKLMLRTIRGGLAGTSPEPDTPDDPGEAAKPLSFTY; translated from the coding sequence ATGGACACGCTCGACCTGGCGCGGTGGCAGTTCGCGATCACCACCGTCTACCACTTCTTCTTCGTCCCGGTGACGTTGTCGCTGGTCGCGATCACGGCCGGTCTGCAGACCGCCTGGTACCGGACCGGCAAGGACAAGTACCTGCGGCTGACCAAGTTCTACGGCAAGTTGTTCCTGATCAACATCGCGATGGGGGTCGTCACCGGCCTGGTGCAGGAGTTCCAGTTCGGGATGAACTGGAGCGCCTACTCCCGCTTCGTCGGCGACGTCTTCGGCGCCCCGCTGGCGCTGGAGGGGCTGCTGGCCTTCTTCTTCGAGTCCACCTTCATCGGCTTGTGGATCTTCGGCTGGGACCGGCTGCCGAAGAGGATCCACCTGGCCTGCATCTGGATGGTGGTGCTGGGCACCCAGTTGTCGGCGTACTTCATCCTGGCCGCCAACTCCTGGATGCAGAACCCGGTCGGCTTCCGGATCAACGCCGAGCGCGGCCGGGCCGAGCTGACCGACATCGGCGCCGTGCTGACCAACAAGGTCGTGCTGGTCACCTACCCGCACACGATCTTCGCCGCCTTCGTGGTCGGCGGGTCGTTCGTCGCCGGGGTGGCGATCTGGCACCTGGTCCGGCGGCCCGGCGTCGACGTGGCCGCGTTCCGTACGGCGCTCCGTCTCGGTGCGGTGATCGTCCTGGTGGCCGGCGCCGGCGTCGCGCTCAGCGGTGACCAGCAGGGCAAGGTGATGACCGAGGTGCAGCCGATGAAGATGGCCGCGGCCGAGGCGCTGTACGAGACGGAGAAGCCGGCCGCGCTGTCGCTGTTCACCATCGGCAGCCTGGACGGCTCCCGGGAGATCTACTCGGTCAAGATCCCGTACCTGCTCTCCTTCCTCGGCACCGGGCACTTCGACGGCGAGGTGAGGGGGATCAACTCGCTGCAGCAGGCGTACGAGGAGCTGTACGGGCCGGGCTCGTACAACCCGAACATCCCGCTCACCTACTGGACCTTCCGGCTGATGATCGGGGTCGGGATGGCCTCGGTCGGGATCGCCGCGTGGTTGCTATGGGCAACGAGACGGGGCCGGGCGCCGGACCGCCGGCTGGTCTGGCTGGCGCTGCCGTTGCCGCTGCTGCCGCTGGCCGCGAACGCGTTCGGCTGGATCTTCACCGAAACCGGCCGGCAGCCCTGGCTGGTGTTCGGTCTGCTGCCCACCTCGGCCGGCGTCTCACCGAGCACGTCGATGACGGAGGTGCTGATCTCGATGATCGGCTTCCTGGTCCTGTACGGCGTCCTGGCGGTGGTCGAGGTGAAGCTGATGCTCCGCACCATCCGGGGCGGGCTGGCCGGCACCTCGCCGGAGCCCGACACCCCCGACGACCCCGGGGAAGCCGCCAAGCCACTGTCCTTCACGTACTAG
- the cydB gene encoding cytochrome d ubiquinol oxidase subunit II encodes MELTTVWFAIIAFFWIGYFVLEGFDFGVGILLRVLGRDEPERRAVITTIGPVWDGNEVWLIVAGAMTFAAFPEWYATLFSGFYLPLFAVLVSLILRGVALEYRGKRDDLPWRDRMDTLIAIGSLLPALLWGIVFANLVRGLPIDASHEFTGTLGTLLNPFALFGGVAFTMLFVAHGAIFLALKTTGELRARANRTASATGLIAAVLVVGFLACAHGLRGDTESVAVAGAAAVALVAALVANKLGREGWAFAGTALAVGLGVASLFVAMFPAVMPSTLDPAWSLTVTNAASSAYTLKVLTVIAAIFTPLVMLYQGWTYWVFRQRVRVETVTVP; translated from the coding sequence ATGGAACTGACAACCGTCTGGTTCGCGATCATCGCGTTCTTCTGGATCGGGTACTTCGTCCTCGAGGGGTTCGACTTCGGGGTCGGCATCCTGCTGCGGGTGCTCGGCCGGGACGAGCCGGAGCGGCGGGCCGTGATCACCACCATCGGCCCGGTCTGGGACGGCAACGAGGTGTGGCTGATCGTCGCCGGCGCGATGACGTTCGCGGCCTTCCCCGAGTGGTACGCGACGCTCTTCAGCGGGTTCTACCTGCCATTGTTCGCAGTACTGGTCTCGCTGATCCTGCGCGGGGTGGCGCTGGAGTACCGCGGCAAGCGCGACGACCTGCCGTGGCGCGACCGGATGGACACCCTGATCGCGATCGGCTCGCTGCTGCCCGCGCTGCTGTGGGGCATCGTCTTCGCCAACCTCGTCCGCGGCCTGCCGATCGACGCCTCCCACGAGTTCACCGGCACCCTGGGGACGCTGCTCAACCCGTTCGCCCTGTTCGGTGGCGTGGCCTTCACGATGCTGTTCGTCGCCCATGGCGCGATCTTCCTGGCCCTGAAGACGACCGGTGAGCTGCGGGCACGAGCCAACCGGACGGCCTCGGCGACGGGCCTGATCGCGGCCGTGCTGGTGGTCGGCTTCCTGGCGTGCGCGCACGGACTGCGAGGCGACACCGAATCGGTGGCCGTCGCCGGGGCCGCCGCCGTCGCGCTGGTCGCTGCGTTGGTCGCCAACAAACTCGGGCGCGAGGGCTGGGCGTTCGCCGGGACCGCGCTGGCGGTCGGATTGGGAGTCGCCTCGTTGTTCGTGGCGATGTTCCCGGCGGTGATGCCCTCCACCCTCGATCCGGCGTGGAGCCTGACGGTCACCAACGCGGCGTCCTCGGCGTACACGTTGAAGGTGCTGACGGTGATCGCGGCGATCTTCACGCCGCTGGTGATGCTGTACCAGGGCTGGACCTACTGGGTCTTCCGTCAGCGAGTCCGCGTCGAGACGGTGACAGTGCCGTGA
- the cydD gene encoding thiol reductant ABC exporter subunit CydD, producing the protein MKPLDPRLLRRARSARVFLVASVVIGVATGLLIVVQAVLLARGITDVVLRGEGVGQVAWLLVGVLAARAVLVWVQEVVAQRAAAAVKSTLRRQVLEHSLKLGPAWLSGERSSALTTLLTKGLDDLDPYFARYLPQLVLASTVPAGVVGWMATGDLIAAGTVVVTLPLIPIFMALVGWATQAHSRRRQHALAVLAHHFSDVVAGLPTLKLFGRAKGQVGAVRKVTDQHRAASMKSLRLAFLSSFVLELLASISVALVAVGVGLRLIDGKLGLETALLVLILAPEAYLPLRQVGAHFHASADGVAASEEVFRVLETSLPERGERTDVPDLRVTPLQLHDVTVRYPGRDEPALESFDLELSPGEVVALAGPSGAGKSTVLAAVLGFVVPERGVVVAGGTAADEFAPECWRKQLAWVPQRPGLRVGSIADNIRLGRPEATDDQVLQALAEAGASELDPGQAVGEGGQLLSGGQRRRVALARALVTGAPVLLLDEPTAGLDAEAEAQVIGQLRASGRSVLMVAHRPALLAAADRVVQVERARGLVPA; encoded by the coding sequence GTGAAGCCACTCGATCCGCGGTTGCTGCGGCGGGCCAGGAGCGCCCGGGTGTTCCTGGTCGCGTCGGTCGTGATCGGAGTGGCCACCGGGCTGCTGATCGTGGTGCAGGCGGTGCTGCTCGCGCGGGGCATCACCGATGTGGTGCTGCGCGGCGAGGGGGTCGGTCAGGTCGCGTGGCTGCTGGTCGGAGTACTGGCCGCGCGGGCCGTGCTGGTGTGGGTGCAGGAGGTGGTCGCTCAGCGGGCGGCGGCAGCGGTGAAGTCGACGCTGCGGCGGCAGGTGCTCGAGCACTCGCTCAAGCTTGGACCTGCGTGGCTGAGTGGCGAGCGGAGCAGCGCGCTGACCACCTTGCTCACCAAGGGCCTTGACGACCTCGACCCGTACTTCGCGCGCTACCTACCGCAGTTGGTGCTCGCCTCGACTGTGCCGGCCGGTGTGGTCGGCTGGATGGCTACTGGTGACCTCATCGCCGCCGGGACGGTGGTGGTGACGCTGCCGCTCATCCCGATCTTCATGGCGTTGGTCGGCTGGGCTACGCAGGCGCACAGCCGGCGGCGGCAGCACGCGCTCGCAGTACTGGCTCACCACTTCTCGGACGTGGTGGCCGGGCTACCGACGCTGAAGCTGTTCGGGCGAGCGAAGGGGCAGGTCGGCGCGGTACGGAAGGTGACCGACCAGCACAGAGCAGCGTCCATGAAGAGTCTGCGGCTGGCGTTCCTGTCGTCGTTCGTCCTGGAACTGCTGGCAAGCATCTCGGTGGCGCTCGTCGCGGTCGGTGTCGGGCTTCGGCTGATCGACGGCAAGCTCGGCCTGGAGACCGCGCTGCTGGTGCTGATCCTGGCGCCGGAGGCCTACCTGCCGCTGCGGCAGGTAGGTGCGCACTTCCACGCGAGTGCGGACGGGGTTGCGGCGAGCGAGGAGGTCTTCCGGGTGCTGGAGACATCGCTGCCCGAGCGGGGGGAGCGGACCGACGTGCCGGATCTGCGGGTGACTCCGCTGCAGTTGCACGACGTGACAGTGCGGTATCCGGGTCGGGACGAGCCTGCGTTGGAGAGCTTCGACCTGGAGCTGTCGCCGGGTGAGGTGGTTGCCCTTGCTGGGCCTAGTGGGGCCGGCAAATCCACTGTGCTGGCGGCGGTGCTCGGCTTCGTCGTACCGGAGCGTGGGGTGGTGGTGGCTGGTGGAACTGCTGCCGACGAGTTCGCCCCCGAATGCTGGCGGAAGCAGTTGGCCTGGGTGCCGCAGCGGCCGGGACTTCGGGTGGGCAGCATCGCGGACAACATCCGCCTGGGGCGCCCCGAAGCCACAGATGACCAGGTACTGCAGGCGCTGGCTGAGGCAGGTGCCTCGGAGTTGGACCCGGGACAAGCGGTCGGGGAAGGCGGCCAGTTGCTGTCGGGCGGCCAACGGAGGCGGGTAGCCCTTGCCCGCGCACTGGTGACGGGGGCGCCGGTGCTGTTGCTGGACGAACCGACAGCCGGGCTGGACGCAGAGGCGGAGGCTCAGGTGATCGGCCAACTGCGGGCCTCTGGGCGGAGCGTTCTGATGGTGGCGCACCGGCCCGCTCTGCTGGCTGCGGCGGACCGAGTGGTTCAGGTCGAGCGGGCGCGCGGGCTGGTGCCGGCATGA
- the cydC gene encoding thiol reductant ABC exporter subunit CydC has protein sequence MSSLVHLVRPERGARWRLGVAVAAGVLASGSAIGLLATSAWLITEAAAQPPVLILLVAIVAVRAFGIGRGFFRYVERLAAHDAAYRVLGATRSRITARLEELAPAGLTSVRSGDLLARLLLDVDAVLDLWLRVVLPLVVASVTALATVALLAVLLPTAGAAVAVAVALACTVVPWLTAYSARRAERAIAGDRGEVAASATETLLTAADLVAFNATDAVLASFEAADARLAAAERRSAWSAGLGNALLVLCVGGGSVAGLVLGSGADISGPVFAVLVLTPLALADALGGIPATAQIATRVKASLTRVQDLLSTATPVTEPDEPHKLPAGRDLVVSHLNAGYDNHPVLRDVCLSVAAGSRVVVTGPSGSGKSTLAAVLLRFLEPTSGRVALGGIRLTDLAGDDVRKVIGLLTQESHVFDTSIRENLLLAKPGASDLRLWNALYRARLGEFVHGLPDGLDTMVGEHGARLSGGERQRLAFARLLLADHDVLVLDEPTEHLDEETGRQLLQDLYAAAGDRTVVLLTHRPELAPHATQPPLVLSGRCCVRGAGSALGVCQDG, from the coding sequence ATGAGCAGCCTGGTGCACTTGGTGCGACCGGAGCGTGGGGCTCGGTGGCGGTTGGGCGTAGCCGTGGCGGCCGGCGTACTGGCGTCCGGTTCGGCCATTGGGCTGCTGGCGACCTCCGCGTGGTTGATCACCGAGGCGGCGGCACAACCTCCGGTGCTGATCTTGCTGGTGGCGATCGTGGCGGTGCGAGCATTCGGGATCGGCCGCGGGTTCTTCCGGTACGTCGAACGCCTGGCTGCGCATGACGCTGCCTATCGGGTCCTGGGTGCCACCCGGTCGCGGATCACCGCACGGCTGGAGGAGCTGGCACCAGCCGGACTGACGTCAGTGCGGAGTGGTGACCTGCTGGCTCGGCTGCTGCTCGACGTGGACGCGGTCCTCGACCTATGGCTGCGGGTGGTGCTGCCGCTGGTAGTGGCGAGTGTGACCGCGCTGGCCACTGTTGCTCTCCTGGCGGTGTTGCTGCCGACAGCAGGCGCTGCGGTTGCAGTTGCGGTAGCACTCGCCTGCACGGTGGTGCCGTGGCTGACTGCCTACAGTGCCCGGCGGGCCGAGCGAGCGATCGCGGGCGATAGGGGAGAGGTTGCGGCGAGCGCGACGGAGACGCTGTTGACTGCTGCGGACCTGGTCGCCTTCAACGCGACAGACGCAGTACTGGCCTCCTTCGAGGCTGCTGATGCGCGACTGGCAGCCGCTGAGCGGAGGTCGGCGTGGAGTGCGGGCCTAGGCAATGCCTTGCTCGTGTTGTGTGTGGGCGGCGGCAGCGTGGCTGGTCTGGTACTTGGCAGCGGCGCCGACATCTCGGGCCCTGTGTTCGCCGTGCTGGTGTTGACCCCGCTGGCGCTTGCAGATGCGCTGGGCGGCATCCCTGCGACAGCGCAGATTGCTACTCGGGTCAAAGCCTCTCTGACGCGCGTGCAGGACCTGCTGTCCACTGCAACGCCAGTTACTGAGCCGGACGAGCCTCACAAACTCCCGGCAGGACGCGATCTTGTAGTCAGCCATTTGAACGCCGGCTACGACAATCACCCAGTACTACGGGACGTCTGCCTGAGTGTGGCCGCCGGAAGCCGAGTGGTGGTGACCGGGCCGAGCGGCTCGGGCAAGAGCACCCTGGCCGCCGTACTGCTGCGCTTCCTAGAGCCCACCAGCGGCCGCGTGGCATTGGGCGGTATCCGGCTCACTGACCTCGCTGGAGACGACGTACGGAAGGTGATCGGCCTCCTGACGCAGGAGAGTCACGTCTTCGACACGAGCATCCGGGAGAACCTGTTGCTGGCGAAGCCGGGTGCCAGCGACCTGAGGCTCTGGAACGCGCTGTACCGCGCCCGGCTCGGTGAATTCGTCCACGGCCTCCCCGACGGCCTCGACACGATGGTGGGGGAGCACGGGGCGCGACTGTCCGGCGGAGAGCGGCAGCGGCTCGCCTTCGCCCGGCTGCTGCTCGCGGACCACGACGTACTGGTCCTGGACGAGCCCACCGAGCACCTGGACGAGGAGACCGGCCGCCAACTCCTGCAAGACCTGTACGCCGCAGCAGGCGACCGCACCGTCGTACTGCTGACACACCGCCCGGAGCTGGCTCCTCACGCAACGCAACCGCCACTCGTTCTTTCCGGCCGATGCTGCGTGAGGGGTGCTGGAAGCGCGCTCGGCGTCTGCCAAGATGGGTGA